In Rosa chinensis cultivar Old Blush chromosome 1, RchiOBHm-V2, whole genome shotgun sequence, a genomic segment contains:
- the LOC112163752 gene encoding 1-aminocyclopropane-1-carboxylate oxidase homolog 2, with amino-acid sequence MTRPDARPIPTIDLSDLRSTIIDQVSGTCCNFGFFQITNHSIPLVVLDSTIAAVKASHEQPTTVKARFYSREMGQGVSYLSNVDLYTSRDANWHDTLQVRLGPTPAAVDEVPEICRDEIVAWNKEIQPTLLEDNNMIIGVMGKTQIGVSF; translated from the exons ATGACCCGACCTGACGCCCGACCAATCCCCACCATCGACCTCTCCGACCTCCGCTCTACCATCATCGACCAAGTTAGCGGCACGTGCTGCAACTTCGGTTTCTTCCAGATCACCAACCACAGCATACCGTTGGTGGTTCTCGATAGTACGATCGCTGCTGTTAAGGCCTCCCACGAGCAGCCGACGACAGTCAAGGCGCGGTTCTACAGTAGAGAGATGGGCCAGGGCGTATCGTATCTCTCCAACGTCGACCTGTACACCTCCAGAGACGCCAACTGGCACGACACGCTTCAGGTAAGGCTCGGCCCTACTCCGGCGGCCGTTGACGAAGTTCCGGAGATTTGTAGAGATGAAATTGTGGCGTGGAACAAGGAGATCCAACCCACATTATTGGAggataataatatgattattggg GTAATGGGTAAAACCCAAATTGGCGtttctttttga